In Naumovozyma castellii chromosome 1, complete genome, one DNA window encodes the following:
- the NCAS0A08540 gene encoding uncharacterized protein, which produces MYGGPETVSGAMIPSWLNQDIRPKACFFSFIEEEDLEGILGSIQQIEKKFNSKFNYPWIFLTRNGLSADFQKTLNENLRADYSIGLVPNEYWEYPDFVNQEEAERERWEMSDLPDGDSLYARFKNRYLAGFFWKHPLLEEFDWYWRVEPNIRLNCEVDYDVFKKMQDEFMIYGTLVAKTDSPATSFTIWENARTFEEENQEFMSNSNFRRLFSNDGQTYNFCAVMSESVVVNLNFFRTNQFKRFFEYMDQKGGFFYERWSDSALHTIALALLTHRHSINIFDDIGYMADSYQVCPLDNEVWNDRNCECDQGDDFIFAEDHCAARLYDAVGKMSPIFLMLNNEE; this is translated from the coding sequence ATGTACGGAGGTCCTGAAACCGTGTCTGGAGCAATGATACCGTCTTGGTTGAATCAAGATATTAGACCGAAAGCGTGCTTCTTTTCGTTTATCGAGGAAGAAGACCTAGAGGGAATTCTTGGTtcaattcaacaaattgagaagaaatttaattcaaagttCAATTATCCTTGGATATTTTTAACAAGAAATGGATTAAGCGCtgattttcaaaaaacactcaatgaaaatttaagaGCCGATTATAGCATTGGCTTAGTTCCTAATGAGTATTGGGAATATCCTGATTTTGTCAATCAGGAGGAAGCAGAAAGAGAGAGATGGGAGATGTCAGATCTTCCAGATGGCGACTCATTATATGCCAGGTTTAAAAATCGTTACCTGGCAGGGTTTTTCTGGAAGCACCCTCTTCTTGAGGAATTTGATTGGTATTGGAGGGTAGAACCAAACATTAGACTAAATTGCGAAGTGGATTATGAtgtatttaaaaaaatgcAAGATGAATTTATGATTTACGGAACTTTAGTAGCAAAAACAGATAGTCCTGCAACTTCGTTTACAATTTGGGAAAATGCCAGGACttttgaagaggaaaatcAAGAATTCATGTCCAACTCAAATTTCAGAAGACTATTCTCAAATGATGGTCAAACTTATAACTTTTGTGCTGTAATGAGTGAGTCTGTGGTGGTTAacttaaatttttttagAACTAATCAATTCAAACGGTTCTTTGAGTATATGGACCAAAAAGGTGGTTTCTTTTATGAAAGGTGGTCAGACTCTGCCTTGCATACAATCGCACTTGCCCTTTTAACGCACCGACACtcaatcaatatttttgacGACATCGGCTACATGGCGGATTCCTATCAAGTCTGCCCTCTAGATAATGAGGTGTGGAATGACCGTAATTGTGAGTGTGATCAAGGTGATGATTTCATTTTTGCAGAGGATCATTGTGCAGCCAGACTATATGATGCTGTTGGAAAAATGAGTCCCATCTTTTTGATGTTAAACAATGAGGAATGA
- the ADY2 gene encoding Ady2p (ancestral locus Anc_1.425), with amino-acid sequence MSDKEQTSGNTDLENTLHPQDTDNIPTHNYSQDSLGKIYTGGDNNQYIYIGRQKFLRSDLYDAFGGTLQPGLAPASTHKFGNPAPLGLSAFALTTFVLSMFNARAQGIVTPNVVVGLAMFYGGLTQLIAGIWEIALENTFGGTALCSYGGFWLSFGAIYIPWFGILDAYKEKESDLSNALGFYLLGWCIFTFGLTICTLKSTVAFFALFFLLAITFLLLCIGEFTHKVGVTRAGGVLGVIVAFIAWYNAYAGVATKENSYLVAHPFPLPTNERTFL; translated from the coding sequence ATGTCCGACAAAGAACAAACAAGTGGAAACACTGACTTGGAAAACACTCTACACCCACAAGACACAGACAACATCCCAACTCACAACTACTCTCAGGATTCTCTGGGCAAGATTTACACCGGCGGTGATAATAACCAATACATTTACATTGGTCGTCAAAAATTCTTGAGATCTGATCTTTATGACGCCTTCGGTGGTACTTTACAACCAGGTTTAGCACCTGCTTCTACTCACAAGTTCGGTAATCCTGCTCCTTTGGGTCTATCAGCTTTCGCCCTAACTACTTTTGTCCTTTCCATGTTTAATGCCAGAGCTCAAGGTATTGTGACACCAAATGTCGTCGTTGGTTTGGCCATGTTTTATGGTGGTCTCACACAATTAATCGCCGGTATTTGGGAAATCGCCTTGGAAAACACTTTTGGTGGTACAGCATTATGTTCATATGGTGGATTCTGGTTAAGTTTTGGTGCTATTTATATCCCATGGTTCGGTATCTTAGACGCTTacaaggaaaaggaaagtGACTTGTCTAATGCCCTTGGATTTTATCTATTAGGTTGGTGTATCTTTACATTTGGTTTAACCATTTGTACTTTGAAATCAACTGTCGCCTTCTTTGCCCTATTCTTCCTATTAGCAATCACTTTCCTACTACTATGTATTGGTGAATTCACTCATAAGGTTGGTGTAACAAGAGCAGGTGGTGTATTGGGGGTCATAGTCGCTTTCATTGCATGGTATAATGCATATGCGGGTGTGGCTACAAAGGAAAACTCTTATCTAGTGGCACATCCTTTCCCATTACCAACAAACGAAAGAACCTTCTTATAA
- the ADP1 gene encoding putative ATP-dependent permease ADP1 (ancestral locus Anc_1.427): MLIQSSVLLIWLQLLYLTTEVVQSRSNQVPFPPKNYKEDDLLLNIPNRPRNPDGECPPCFNCMLPMFECKQFSECNSYTGRCDCIEGFAGDDCALPLCGSLEKGNNERPIRSNDTNTCQCDDGWGGINCNICQMDSVCDSFMPDPSLKGTCYKGGIVVNKLFQGCDVTNEKILQVLKGKKPQVTFSCDETTKECNFQFWIDQIESFYCGLDTCSFDYDLSGNSTHYVCQDAKCKCIPGTMLCGANGSIDIGEFLTETIKGPGDFTCDLETKKCKFSEPSMNELISDVFGDPYIMLHCESGECIHYSEIPGYKSPSNDKGMSWEENLILALTSIGVLALVTFVSFYIAKSPLFRNGNDGKIHLPDDADSGDGVGTAAAGDNFLKSETSATLSFENITYEVPSLNKNHKSQPNSNVKVLKSIDGIVKPGQIFAIMGGSGAGKTTLLDILAMKRKTGQVGGEIKVNGNIMSRKSYSKLIGFVDQNDYLHPTLTVYETVLNSALLRLPRTMSFESKQSRVFQILEELRIFDIKDRIIGNDFERGISGGEKRRVSIACELVTSPLILFLDEPTSGLDANNANNVITSLVRLAKNYNRTLILTIHQPRSNIFNQFNKLVLLSQGEMVFSGDSIKIHEFLYNNGYECPINYNIADYLIDITYESKKKVKKPSNLEDLEVGPLQIEGEIDPNSTDSVAKQGLRRSTTQAEWENFAAHREELQTILSTHDEDQEEETVGSLNTMILHGKFVEGSYYGELLNEIKEVSATGTTSNTGRGSDVTGDMEIPKSATFIQQLSILCSRTFKNIYRNPKLLIGNFALTILLSIFLGTLYYQLSNDISGFQNRMGLFFFMLTYFGFVTFTGLSSFSLERLIFIKERSNNYYSPLAYYTSKILSDVLPLRVIPPILMAIIIYPMAGLNMRNEGFFKFIGILILFNLSISLEILTIGIIFEDLNNGIILSVLVLLGSLLFSGLFINTKDITNVAFKYLKNFSVFYYAYESLLINEVKTLMLKEKKYGLNIEVPGATILSTFGFMVQNLQFDIEILGVFNVVFLIVGYLALKWIVVEQK; encoded by the coding sequence ATGCTGATTCAAAGTTCTGTACTGTTAATATGGTTGCAACTGCTATATTTAACTACCGAGGTGGTTCAATCGAGGTCCAATCAAGTACCATTCCCTCCCAAAAACTACAAAGAAGATGACCTTCTACTAAACATTCCTAACCGACCTAGAAACCCGGATGGAGAGTGTCCACCTTGTTTCAATTGTATGCTACCGATGTTTGAATGTAAGCAATTCTCAGAATGTAATTCGTATACAGGTAGATGTGATTGTATTGAAGGTTTTGCCGGTGACGATTGTGCCTTACCGTTATGTGGGTCCCTTGAGAAGGGGAACAATGAAAGACCCATCAGGTCTAATGATACTAATACATGTCAATGTGACGATGGGTGGGGCGGTATCAATTGTAATATTTGTCAGATGGATTCCGTGTGTGATTCATTCATGCCGGATCCATCATTGAAGGGTACTTGTTACAAAGGTGGTATTGTcgttaataaattatttcaagGCTGTGATGTTActaatgaaaaaatattacaagTGTTGAAAGGTAAGAAACCACAAGTCACCTTCTCGTGTGATGAGACTACGAAGGAATgtaatttccaattctggattgatcaaattgaaagtttctACTGTGGATTAGATACGTGTTCCTTTGATTACGATCTTTCTGGCAATTCAACTCATTATGTTTGTCAGGATGCTAAATGTAAATGTATCCCCGGGACAATGTTATGTGGTGCCAATGGATCCATTGATATTGGAGAATTCTTGACAGAGACTATTAAGGGACCAGGTGATTTTACTTGTGATTTGGAAACTAAAAAATGTAAATTTAGTGAACCTTCTATGAACGAATTAATTTCAGACGTATTTGGTGATCCATATATTATGTTACATTGTGAATCAGGTGAATGTATCCATTATAGTGAAATTCCAGGTTACAAATCTCCATCAAATGACAAGGGAATGTCATGGGaggaaaatttaatattagCTTTAACTAGTATCGGTGTACTAGCATTGGTTACATTTGTTAGTTTCTATATTGCAAAGTCACCTTTATTTAGAAATGGGAATGATGGCAAAATCCATCTACCAGATGATGCCGATAGTGGAGATGGTGTTGGTACTGCTGCTGCAGGtgataattttttgaaatctgaAACTTCTGCCACATTATCGTTTGAAAATATAACATATGAAGTACCCAGTTTGAATAAAAATCACAAATCTCAGCCAAATTCGAATGTAAAAGTGTTGAAGAGTATAGACGGTATTGTAAAACCGGGACAGATATTTGCCATTATGGGTGGATCCGGTGCCGGTAAAACAACATTATTAGATATTCTAGCGATGAAACGTAAGACTGGTCAAGTTGGTGGTGAAATTAAAGTTAATGGGAATATAATGTCAAGAAAATCATATTCCAAGTTGATTGGATTTGTTGATCAAAATGATTATTTACACCCAACATTGACAGTCTATGAGACTGTTTTGAATAGTGCATTATTAAGATTGCCCAGAACAATGTCATTTGAATCCAAACAATCCAGAGtgtttcaaattcttgaagaattaagaatatttgacATTAAGGATAGAATAATCGgtaatgattttgaaagagGTATTAGTGGTGGTGAAAAACGAAGAGTTTCCATTGCATGTGAATTAGTCACGTCTCCattgattttatttctaGATGAACCCACATCAGGTTTGGATGCTAATAATGCCAATAATGTGATTACCAGTCTTGTTAGACTTGCCAAGAATTATAATAGAACGTTGATATTGACTATTCATCAACCAAGATCGaacattttcaatcaatttaataaacTAGTATTGTTAAGTCAAGGTGAGATGGTATTTTCCGGTGATTCCATTAAGATACATGAGTTCTTGTATAATAATGGATATGAATGTCCAATCAATTATAATATTGCTGATTATTTGATTGATATCACATATGaatccaagaagaaggtCAAAAAACCTTCCAATCTAGAAGATCTAGAAGTTGGTCCATTACAAATTGAAGGTGAAATAGATCCTAATAGTACAGATAGTGTTGCCAAACAAGGGTTACGTCGTAGTACTACACAGGCGGAATGGGAGAATTTTGCCGCTCATAGAGAAGAATTACAAACCATTTTAAGTACCCATGATGAGgatcaagaagaagagacaGTTGGATCATTGAATACTATGATATTACATGGTAAATTCGTGGAAGGTTCGTATTACGGTGAATTACTCAATGAAATTAAGGAAGTTTCTGCCACTGGAACTACCTCTAATACAGGACGAGGATCTGATGTTACTGGTGATATGGAAATACCAAAGAGTGCCACatttattcaacaattgaGTATTCTATGTTCACGAACTTTCAAGAACATTTATCGTAATcccaaattattaattggTAATTTTGCATTAACGATCTTATTGAGTATATTCTTAGGAACGttatattatcaattaagCAATGATATAAGTGGGTTTCAAAATCGTATGggattatttttctttatgTTAACCTATTTTGGATTTGTTACTTTCACTGGATTAAGTTCATTCTCATTAGAAAGGTTGATTTTCATTAAGGAAAGATCGaataattattattctcCGCTGGCTTATTATACCAGTAAGATTTTAAGTGATGTGTTACCCTTAAGAGTGATTCCTCCTATTTTAATGGctataataatataccCGATGGCAGGATTAAATATGAGAAATGAaggatttttcaaattcattgggatattaattcttttcaatttgagtATTTCATTAGAGATTTTGACTATTGGTataatttttgaagatttgaataatggGATCATCTTAAGTGTCCTGGTTCTTCTAGGGTCTTTGTTATTCAGCGGGTTATTCATTAATACGAAAGATATTACGAATGTGGCATTTAAATACTTGAAGAATTTCTCAGTATTTTATTACGCGTATGAATCGTTACTGATTAATGAGGTTAAGACGTTAATGTTaaaggagaagaaatatgGATTAAATATTGAAGTTCCTGGTGCGACAATCTTGAGTACATTTGGATTCATGGTTCaaaatttacaatttgatattgaaatattggGGGTGTTTAATGTTGTGTTTTTGATTGTTGGATATTTGGCATTGAAATGGATTGTCGTTGAACAAAAGTAG
- the PGK1 gene encoding phosphoglycerate kinase (ancestral locus Anc_1.428): MSLSSKLSVKDLQLNDKRVFIRVDFNVPLDGKKITSNQRIVAALPTIKYVLEHNPRYVVLASHLGRPNGERNDKYSLAPVAEELQTLLGKPVTFLNDCVGADVDAAVKASAPGSVILLENLRYHIEEEGSRKVDGQKVKASKEDVTKFREQLSSLADVYINDAFGTAHRAHSSMVGFDLPQRAAGFLMAKELEYFGKALDNPTRPFLAILGGAKVADKIQLIDNLLDKVDSIIIGGGMAFTFKKVIENAEIGDSIFDKAGAEIVPKLMEKAKAKNVEVVLPTDFVIADAFSADANTKIVTDKEGIPAGWQGLDCGPESRKLFAATIAKAKTIVWNGPPGVFEFAKFAEGTKAMLDEVVKSSEAGNVTIIGGGDTATVAKKYGVVEKISHVSTGGGASLELLEGKELPGVAFLSEKK, translated from the coding sequence atGTCTCTATCTTCCAAGTTATCTGTCAAAGATTTACAATTGAACGACAAGCGTGTCTTCATCAGAGTCGACTTCAACGTCCCATTAGACGGTAAGAAGATCACTTCTAACCAAAGAATCGTTGCTGCTTTGCCAACCATCAAGTACGTCTTGGAACACAACCCAAGATACGTTGTCTTAGCTTCTCATTTGGGTAGACCAAATGGTGAAAGAAACGACAAATACTCTTTGGCTCCAGTCGCTGAAGAATTGCAAACTTTGTTGGGTAAGCCAGTCACTTTCTTGAACGACTGTGTCGGTGCTGACGTTGACGCTGCTGTCAAGGCTTCTGCTCCAGGTTCCGTTATCCTATTGGAAAACTTGAGATACcacattgaagaagaaggttcCAGAAAGGTTGACGGTCAAAAGGTTAAGGCTTCTAAGGAAGATGTCACCAAGTTCAGAGAACAATTATCTTCTTTGGCTGATGTCTACATTAACGATGCCTTCGGTACTGCTCACAGAGCTCACTCTTCCATGGTTGGTTTCGATCTACCACAAAGAGCTGCTGGTTTCTTGATGGCCAAGGAATTGGAATACTTCGGTAAGGCTTTGGACAACCCAACCAGACCATTCTTGGCTATCTTGGGTGGTGCTAAGGTTGCTGACaagattcaattgattgaCAACTTGTTGGACAAGGTCGACTCTATCAtcattggtggtggtaTGGCTTTCACTTTCAAGAAGGTTATTGAAAACGCTGAAATCGGTGACTCTATCTTCGACAAGGCTGGTGCTGAAATCGTTCCAAAGTTGATGGAAAAGGCTAAGGCTAAGAACGTCGAAGTTGTTCTACCAACTGATTTCGTTATTGCTGACGCTTTCTCCGCCGATGCTAACACCAAGATTGTCACTGACAAGGAAGGTATTCCAGCTGGCTGGCAAGGGTTGGACTGTGGTCCAGAATCTAGAAAGCTATTTGCTGCTACCATTGCAAAGGCTAAGACTATTGTCTGGAACGGTCCACCAGGTGTTTTCGAATTCGCCAAGTTCGCTGAAGGTACCAAGGCTATGTTGGACGAAGTCGTCAAGTCTTCTGAAGCTGGTAACGTTACTAtcattggtggtggtgaCACTGCTACTGTTGCTAAGAAGTACGGTGTTGTCGAAAAGATCTCCCATGTCTCTACCGGTGGTGGTGCTTCTTTGGAATTGTTGGAAGGTAAGGAATTGCCAGGTGTTGCTTTCTTGtctgaaaagaaataa
- the RPC34 gene encoding DNA-directed RNA polymerase III subunit C34 (ancestral locus Anc_1.426): MSNSNDNNKTAAVAETGSGSLLLANGVQLSDNAQTLHSTMMKQGVGKLFNQQELQTATNISSLADLMLIVQELLDQNLIKLIKQNNELKFQGVDISEAQKKSSMSAEEALVYSYIEASGREGIWSKTIKARTNLHQHVVLKCLKSLESQRYVKSVKSVKFPTRKIYMLYNLQPSIEVTGGPWFTEGELDVEFINSLITIVWRVVCGTTFPNGFKGFNSNHRAGSKVLHYSPEVKNYCTTEEILEFITNAEVSTVELSESDIRSLCEVLVYDDKLEKVAHGCYKATLQSVLMLNAATGGATDDEAHGGDDMNEFSIFTYFNGISQSQGDKEAVYFDEWTL, encoded by the coding sequence ATGAGTAATAGTAATGACAATAATAAGACAGCGGCAGTGGCTGAAACGGGAAGTGGAAGTCTGTTGCTAGCGAATGGTGTGCAACTATCTGACAATGCTCAAACACTTCATTCTACGATGATGAAGCAGGGAGTTGGGAAACTTTTCAACCAACAGGAACTACAAACAGCTAcgaatatttcatcattagcTGATTTGATGTTAATTGTCCAAGAGTTATTGgatcaaaatttaattaaattgattaaacaaaataatgaattaaagtTCCAAGGTGTTGATATCAGTGAAGCGCAAAAGAAATCGTCGATGAGTGCGGAGGAGGCGCTTGTATATTCATACATTGAAGCGAGTGGTCGTGAAGGTATATGGTCCAAGACTATCAAGGCGCGTACGAATTTACATCAACATGTCGTTTTAAAATGCTTGAAAAGTTTAGAATCGCAAAGATATGTTAAGAGTGTGAAGAGTGTTAAATTCCCCACTAGGAAGATATACATGTTATATAATTTACAACCATCCATTGAAGTTACAGGTGGACCGTGGTTTACGGAGGGGGAATTGGAtgttgaatttattaatagTTTAATTACTATTGTTTGGAGAGTTGTCTGTGGTACGACGTTCCCCAATGGATTCAAAGGGTTCAATAGTAATCACCGTGCAGGGTCCAAAGTATTACATTATTCGCCCGAGGTGAAGAACTATTGCACCACGGAGGAGATCCTGGAGTTCATTACGAACGCGGAGGTGAGTACGGTGGAGTTGAGCGAGTCGGACATCCGATCTCTTTGCGAAGTGCTAGTGTATGATGACAAGTTGGAGAAGGTTGCCCATGGCTGTTACAAGGCGACGTTACAGAGTGTGTTGATGTTGAATGCAGCTACCGGTGGGGCGACAGACGACGAGGCCCACGGTGGAGACGACATGAACGAGTTCTCCATCTTTACATACTTCAACGGTATATCGCAATCGCAAGGTGACAAGGAAGCGGTGTACTTTGACGAGTGGACCCTCTAG
- the RVS161 gene encoding amphiphysin-like protein RVS161 (ancestral locus Anc_1.424): MYVPYMLHLCFRDLSHLGQKKNNSIYRNFIKDKIHHQSIHSFINPYSKQTNKQQLNKKEYTIMSWEGFKKAINRAGNSVIVKNVDKTIDKEYDMEERRYRVLQKAGDALQKEAKGFLDSLRAVTASQVTIAEVISNLYDDSKYVSGGGYNVGNYYLQCVQDFDSETVKQLDGPFRETVLDPVTKFSSYFKEIDEAIKKRAHKKQDYDAAKAKVRRMIDKPAKDASKLPRAEKELGLSKDIFEQLNNQLKMELPQLVSLRVPYYDPSFEALIKIQLRFCTDGYTRLAQIQQYLDQQSRDDYANGLLDDKITDLLQQMSTLDICALGFK, from the coding sequence atGTATGTTCCTTATATGCTTCACCTTTGTTTCAGGGATCTATCCCATCTGGgccaaaaaaaaaataactcGATATACCGAAATTTCATAAAAGATAAAATCCACCACCAATctattcattcattcatcaATCCCTATTccaaacaaacaaacaaacaacaattaaacaaaaaagaatatacaATAATGAGTTGGGAAGGTTTCAAAAAGGCAATAAATAGAGCCGGTAATAGCGTCATAGTGAAGAATGTAGACAAGACAATAGATAAAGAATACGATATGGAAGAAAGACGTTATCGTGTCTTACAAAAGGCAGGTGATGCATTACAGAAGGAGGCAAAGGGGTTTCTGGACTCCCTGAGAGCAGTCACTGCTTCTCAAGTGACCATTGCTGAGGTCATTTCTAATTTGTATGATGATTCCAAGTATGTTAGTGGTGGTGGGTATAATGTTGgtaattattatttacaatGTGTACAGGATTTCGATTCTGAGACTGTGAAACAATTGGATGGTCCATTTAGAGAAACTGTGTTGGATCCTGTGACTAAGTTTTCAAGTtactttaaagaaattgatgaagctATTAAGAAGAGAGCTCATAAGAAACAAGATTATGATGCGGCAAAGGCAAAAGTGAGAAGAATGATTGATAAACCTGCTAAGGATGCTTCCAAGTTACCAAGGGCTGAGAAGGAATTGGGGTTATCGAAGGATATCtttgaacaattaaataatcaattgaagatggaaTTACCACAATTGGTTTCATTAAGAGTACCTTATTACGATCCTAGTTTTGAAGCTTTAAttaaaattcaattgagatTTTGTACTGATGGGTACACGAGATTGGCCcaaattcaacaatatttggatcaaCAATCAAGAGATGATTATGCTAATGGGTTATTGGATGATAAGATTACTGATTTGTTACAACAAATGTCCACATTAGATATTTGTGCATTGGGTTTCAAATAG
- the POL4 gene encoding DNA-directed DNA polymerase IV (ancestral locus Anc_1.429): protein MNSKIFLNTKFLILPNSNTTSIEILSELIRKFGGEIIEDLEDLDKNTVILINDSYIGDSGSLIQQDLFRRECHVNFTTLEDFVHANELQIVRVSCVSRWIKQGAFQILGEDLVSIISDTGEEHGSQTSTDNSITDIIIDENVPDSEAETEGNIELESFEDVENRNSMQYEHINEPLIESSYINLGKNDVLIKALNLLAKKYRLKGDQFRARSYTLAKASIEKCPYKIESGAQAQRELTNIGLSIAKKIDIILKTGILPGLEEVNLVERKLDYFTNCHAVGSYKAKRWELFKLSSFSDVVTRFPDDFITDWTMLFGWSYYEDWSKRISREECECHLKIVKDTLKTIDPSCHVELQGSYVRGSETCGDIDLLFYKQYCDDTKEIGIIFEKLVRLLFRKGFIQCSLMLTSKLQETFKDILRERFQKCGLKYPSGSSLFASDINKKYYLGTKLPTSVYKARDEPPLLKLKECDKYMSLSSSRKNENPCRRLDFFCCKWSEIGAARMQWTGSGEFNRWIRLLADKHGLKLSQHGLFTREGELLESYDERKIFQLLHVDYVKPELRSEGLWQQDETKGMIKK from the coding sequence atgaattcaaaaatatttctcaatACAAAGTTTCTCATTCtaccaaattcaaatactACATCAATTGAGATTCTCTCTGAATTAATTCGAAAATTTGGTGGAGAAataattgaagatttagaGGACTTGGATAAGAATACTGTAATTCTCATTAATGATTCATACATAGGAGATTCTGGAAGTTTGATCCAGCAAGATCTCTTTCGAAGAGAATGCCATGTGAATTTCACAACTTTAGAAGATTTTGTGCATGCTAACGAATTACAGATAGTAAGAGTAAGTTGCGTAAGCCGATGGATTAAGCAGGGGGCATTTCAAATCCTGGGGGAGGACCTCGTCAGCATAATATCTGACACTGGGGAAGAACACGGTAGCCAAACGTCAACTGATAATTCCATAACTGatatcattattgatgaaaatgttcCAGATAGTGAAGCAGAAACAGAGggaaatattgaattagaATCATTTGAGGATGTAGAAAATAGGAATAGCATGCAATATGAGCACATAAATGAGCCGCTAATAGAATCTTCATATATAAACCTGGGTAAGAATGATGTTTTAATTAAAGCTCTGAACTTATTAGCAAAGAAATACAGGCTTAAAGGTGATCAATTCAGGGCAAGAAGTTATACTTTAGCTAAGGcctcaattgaaaaatgtcCCTACAAGATTGAATCAGGTGCACAAGCACAAAGAGAATTAACTAATATTGGGTTAAGTATAGCTAAGAAAATAGacataatattaaaaaccGGAATATTACCTGGTCTTGAAGAAGTGAACCTTGTTGAAAGGAAACTCGATTATTTTACGAACTGTCATGCTGTTGGATCCTACAAAGCCAAAAGATGGGAGCTATTTAAATTGAGTTCATTTTCTGATGTTGTTACTAGGTTTCCTGATGATTTTATTACTGACTGGACAATGCTTTTCGGATGGTCCTATTATGAAGACTGGTCTAAACGTATCAGCCGAGAAGAATGCGAGTgtcatttgaagattgtAAAGGATACGTTGAAAACAATTGATCCATCTTGTCATGTTGAACTACAAGGAAGTTATGTTAGAGGTTCAGAGACATGTGGAGATATTGATTTGTTATTTTACAAGCAATATTGTGATGATACCAAggaaattggaataatatttgaaaaactaGTGCGCCTGTTATTTCGTAAAGGTTTCATTCAATGCTCGTTAATGCTAACCTCCAAATTGCAGGAGACTTTTAAAGATATTCTCAGAGAGaggtttcaaaaatgtGGTTTAAAGTATCCATCGGGTAGTAGTCTTTTTGCATCGGATATTAATAAGAAGTATTATTTAGGTACAAAGCTACCTACTTCAGTATATAAGGCTAGGGATGAACCCCCTctattaaaattgaaagaatgtGACAAGTACATGTCATTGAGCTCTAGCAGGAAGAATGAGAATCCATGTAGAAGGTTGGATTTTTTCTGTTGCAAATGGTCAGAAATTGGTGCTGCAAGAATGCAATGGACTGGCTCCGGAGAATTTAATAGATGGATACGATTACTGGCCGATAAGCATGGATTAAAACTGAGCCAACACGGCTTATTTACTAGAGAAGGCGAATTACTAGAAAGTTATGATGAAAGGAAGATTTTTCAACTGTTACATGTTGACTATGTCAAACCAGAACTGAGAAGTGAAGGTTTATGGCAACAAGATGAGACAAAAGGAATGATTAAAAAGTGA